From a single Brassica napus cultivar Da-Ae chromosome C9, Da-Ae, whole genome shotgun sequence genomic region:
- the LOC125592687 gene encoding uncharacterized protein LOC125592687 has protein sequence MWVLGVAMTKDIEEELSETDEDEPSDETAVRERCEAEDTEENQNQSETSCEPTSVWSGPTTRSRLREQEERLQEIAKIVGTMSEERRDGKQPEGSGEPAVQQINLNQVQFEAMMAEITRRMQNTYSLAQQANDNLPGVNAGQERDAVAAGAQRARIGPIRGPRVEIGGRGVYGEHYQEDSTDESDDGSQASQRGRNYNRRRPATDNLGNLKLRIPPFHGKNDLDAYLEWEKKIELVFNCQQLTEERKVRLAATEFCGYAISWWDQIATTRRRNGEPQVASWFEMKTVMKKRFVPNHYGRDLHQKLRRLSQGSKSVEDYHQEMETLMLKADLEEGVEATMARFQGGLNRDIQDRLELQEYEDMDELLHKAILIEQQNKRKSSTRSSYTPTSKPAYSREDKPGDKSKDGSSSVETKRDDKGKGVATSTKTRNIKCYKCHGFGHYANECTNKKVMTILANGEVISEEEDAGQESDEEGVEYPVRGELLVTRRLLNAQPKAKEDEQRENLFHTRYLVQEKVCSLIIDGGSCTNVASAELVEKLGLQVFKHPKPYLLQWINDEGGLQITKQVKVLLSVGKYQDEITCDVAPLEASHILLGRPWQYDKRSVHDGFTNRYTFIHKEKQVTLAPMTPQEVHQDQMHLKKKRGESKAASKSLLLEETSQVSKLNLFATAKDIKTAMIEQSNLILVVYKELLSSTTNPAPEIPEEIECLLQEYRDVFPEDNPIAYRTNPVETKELQKQVNELMEKGHIRESMSPCAVPVLLGIQVDEEKVKAIREWPTPKSIGEVRSFHGLAGFYRRFVRDFSTVAAPLTEVIKKSVGFTWGPTQEEAFQMLKEKLTSAPLLALPDFSKTFEIECDASGIGIGAVLMQDKKPIAYFSEKLGGATLNYPTYDKELYALVRALQVWQHYLWPKEFVIHTDHESLKHLKGQQKLNKRHARESEKHASGKFYQVKGFLFYDNRLCVPSGSLRELYVREAHAGGLMGHFGVAKTLSTLQEHFYWPSMKKEVERVCSRCVVCKQAKSKVQPTGLYTPLPIPTAPWIDISMDFVLGLPRTKKGRDSIFVVRKNIEERTKMYERQKNKGRKELVLEPGDLVWIHMRKERFPVERKSKLLPRKDGPFRVLKRINNNAYQIDLEGKYTVRGGDGVAMTRDIEEELSETDEDEPSDETAVRERCEAEDTEENQNQSETSCEPTSVWSGPTTRSRLREQEERLQEIAKIVATISVANPQAQGDDHSSKES, from the exons ATGTGGGTGCTTGGTGTAGCCATGACCAAAGACATAGAAGAGGAGTTGAGTGAGACTGATGAGGATGAGCCAAGTGATGAGACTGCCGTAAGAGAGAGATGTGAAGCTGAGGATACTGAAGAGAACCAGAACCAGAGTGAGACATCATGTGAGCCAACCAGTGTGTGGAGTGGACCAACTACTAGATCAAGGCTGAGAGAACAAGAGGAGAGGCTCCAGGAGATAGCCAAAATCGTGG GAACAATGAGTGAAGAGAGACGAGATGGAAAGCAACCAGAGGGTTCAGGAGAACCGGCTGTCCAGCAAATCAACCTCAACCAAGTTCAATTTGAGGCTATGATGGCTGAGATAACCAGAAGAATGCAAAATACTTACAGCCTTGCTCAACAAGCTAATGACAACTTACCTGGTGTTAATGCAGGGCAAGAGAGGGACGCGGTTGCTGCTGGAGCTCAGAGAGCACGCATTGGACCTATAAGAGGGCCACGAGTGGAGATTGGGGGTCGTGGGGTTTATGGAGAACATTATCAAGAAGATTCAACTGATGAAAGTGATGATGGATCTCAGGCTAGTCAGCGTGGTAGAAACTACAACCGCAGGCGACCAGCTACTGATAACCTAGGAAATCTCAAGCTTAGAATCCCTCCATTCCATGGAAAGAATGATCTTGATGCTTACttagagtgggagaagaagattgaactGGTTTTCAATTGCCAGCAGCTCACTGAGGAGAGAAAAGTGAGACTAGCAGCTACTGAATTCTGTGGATATGCTATtagctggtgggatcagattGCTACTACCAGGAGACGCAATGGAGAGCCTCAAGTAGCTTCCTGGTTTGAGATGAAAActgtgatgaagaagagatttgTTCCTAATCACTATGGAAGAGATCTACACCAGAAGTTGAGAAGGCTTTCTCAAGGGTCTAAGAGTGTagaggactatcaccaggagatggaaACACTCATGTTAAAAGCTGATTTAGAAGAAGGTgtagaagctactatggcaagATTCCAAGGAGGTCTTAACAGAGATATACAAGATAGGTTGGAGCTACAAGAATATGAGGACATGGATGAACTGCTACATAAAGCTATTTTGATTGAGCAGCAGAACAAGAGGAAGAGCTCTACCCGGTCTTCATACACTCCTACTTCAAAACCGGCCTACTCCAGGGAAGATAAGCCAGGGGATAAGTCCAAGGACGGTTCTTCTTCAGTAGAGACCAAGAGAGatgacaagggtaaaggagtagCCACATCTACTAAGACCAGGAACATTAAGTGTTACAAGTGTCATGGCTTTGGccactatgctaatgagtgcaccaacaagaaGGTGATGACTATCTTAGCCAACGGGGAGGTGATATCTGAAGAGGAGGACGCCGGCCAAGAGTCAGATGAGGAAGGCGTGGAGTACCCTGTCCGTGGAGAGCTACTAGTCACCAGGAGACTTCTCAATGCTCAACCTAAAGCCAAAGAAGATGAGCAAAGGGAAAACTTGTTTCACACCAGATACTTGGTTCAAGAGAAGGTTTGCAGCTTgatcattgatggaggaagcTGTACTAATGTAGCAAGTGCTGAGTTGGTGGAGAAGTTGGGTCTTCAAGTGTTCaagcatcctaaaccatatCTCTTGCAATGGATCAATGACGAGGGTGGATTACAGATCACCAAGCAAGTGAAGGTCTTGCTATCAGTGGGAAAGTACCAGGATGAGATCACTTGTGATGTAGCACCCCTTGAAGCTAGCCACATCCTTCTTGGACGTCCATGGcagtatgataagagatcaGTACATGATGGCTTTACCAACAGATACACTTTTATCCATAAGGAGAAACAAGTTACCCTGGCGCCAATGACCCCTCAGGAGGTACACCAGGAtcagatgcatctcaaaaagAAGAGAGGAGAGTCCAAGGCCGCCAGCAAGTCCTTGCTTCTTGAAGAGACCAGCCAGGTAAGTAAACTCAACCTCTTTGCTACTGCTAAAGATATCAAAACTGCTATGATTGAACAATCAAATTTGATACTAGTGGTTTATAAAGAATTGTTGAGCTCTACTACTAACCCTGCTCCTGAGATTCCAGAGGAGATTGAGTGCCTTTTGCAGGAGTATAGAGATGTGTTCCCAGAGGACAATCCAATAG catacaggaccaacCCTGTGGAGACCAAGGAGCTTCAGAAACAAGTCAATGAGCTAATGGAGAAGGGACATATCAGGGAGAGTATGAGTCCTTGTGCTGTACCTGTCCTCTTG GGCATACAGGTTGATGAGGAAAAAGTGAAAGCTATCAGGGAGTGGCCGACTCCTAAATCTATTGGAGAGGTCAGAAGTTTTCATGGACTTGCTGGCTTCTACAGGAGGTTTGTGAGAGATTTCAGTACGGTTGCAGCACCACTGACTGAAGTGATCAAAAAGAGTGTAGGTTTCACTTGGGGACCAACCCAAGAAGAGGCCTTTCAAATGCTAAAAGAGAAGTTAACAAGTGCTCCTTTACTTGCACTTCCTGACTtttctaaaacttttgaaattgaatgtgatgcatcTGGTATTGGAATTggagctgtgttgatgcaggataagaAACCCatagcttacttcagtgagaaactaggaGGCGCCACCTTGAACTATCCTACCTATGACAAGGagctgtatgccttggtgagagctttacaAGTGTGGCAACATTACTTGTGGCCTAAGGAGTTTGTGATCCATACAGATCATGAATCCCTTAAACATCTCAAAGGGCAacagaagctgaacaagagaCATGCCAG agaatctgagaaaCATGCTAGTGGAAAATTCTACCAAGTAAAgggatttcttttctatgataaccgCCTGTGTGTTCCTAGTGGTTCTTTGAGAGAATTGTATGTTAGGGAAGCTCACGCAGGAGGGCtgatgggacactttggagtcGCCAAAACACTCTCCACCTTGCAAGAGCACTTCTACTGGCCGAGTATGAAGAAAGAAGTGGAGCGTGTGTGCTCAAGGTGTGTCGTGTGCAAACAAGCCAAGTCTAAGGTCCAACCAACAGGTTTGTATACACCTCTCCCTATTCCTACTGCACCATGGAttgatatctctatggactttgtcttaggattgcctagaactaagAAAGGAAGAGatagtatctttgtg GTCAGGAAGAACATTGAGGAGAGGACCAAGATGTATGAGAGACAGAAGAACAAGGGGCGTAAGGAGCTAGTACTTGAACCGGGTGATCTTGTGTGGATTCAcatgagaaaagagaggtttccggTGGAGAGGAAATCAAAGTTGCTACCAAGGAAAGATGGACCCTTCAGAGTGCTAAAGAGAATCAACAACAATGCCTACCAGATCGATCTTGAAGGGAAATACACAGTCA gaggaggggatggtgtAGCCATGACCAGAGACATAGAAGAGGAGCTGAGTGAGACTGATGAGGATGAGCCAAGTGATGAGACTGCCGTAAGAGAGAGATGTGAAGCTGAGGATACTGAAGAGAACCAGAACCAGAGTGAGACATCATGTGAGCCAACCAGTGTGTGGAGTGGACCAACTACTAGATCAAGGCTGAGAGAACAAGAGGAGAGGCTCCAGGAGATAGCCAAAATCGTGG caacCATCTCTGTCGCCAATCCACAGGCTCAGGGAGACGACCACAGTTCAAAGGAGAGCTAG
- the LOC125593489 gene encoding F-box protein At1g11270-like: protein MRKASMDGLLRDNKTMLKRHGEVLPHDVVELILEKLPVVSLLRSKSVSKTWKATIESPSFKQRQLLITLRKSRGPDILYVTGFGNEEEILEEGNIMVGACVIRSLKFPTRSDKVCYGACDGLVCLFSNRNPSVIFNPATRWRRSFPHSRVQPRIISDARARKKRVCHTREPQLGFGKDKVRGTYKPVWLFNSSEFGLDNATTCEVFDFTTNAWRYVLPASPYRILEGQKPVYFDGSLYWLTECVETKLLSFDLHTETFQVPDPRFLVLCILDNRLCVSLKIYPTRTQVIWSLDGTWKQMCSIDLTKTTFHDPPYFPRPALLPIAIVDETILLLGYSCGSPLLIHDLHTKSYVFDSFPKMLEYPLCYFPSLFSN, encoded by the exons ATGAG gaaagCTTCGATGGATGGTCTCTTGAGAGACAATAAGACAATGTTGAAAAGACATGGCGAAGTGCTACCACACGATGTCGTTGAGCTCATCCTGGAGAAACTTCCTGTGGTGTCTCTGCTGAGATCCAAGTCTGTATCAAAGACGTGGAAAGCGACAATCGAGTCCCCAAGTTTCAAACAGAGACAACTACTGATCACCCTTAGGAAATCACGAGGTCCAGATATCCTATACGTGACCGGGTTTGGTAATGAAGAAGAAATATTAGAAGAAGGTAATATTATGGTGGGGGCTTGTGTAATTCGCAGCCTCAAGTTCCCTACAAGGAGCGACAAGGTTTGCTATGGTGCTTGTGACGGACTTGTATGTCTTTTCAGCAACCGCAACCCGAGTGTCATCTTTAATCCCGCCACTAGATGGCGTCGAAGCTTTCCTCATTCGAGGGTTCAACCGCGCATCATCTCTGACGCTCGCGCGCGTAAAAAAAGAGTCTGCCACACCCGAGAACCTCAGCTAGGATTCGGCAAAGACAAAGTCAGGGGCACATACAAGCCGGTTTGGCTCTTTAACTCATCTGAGTTTGGCCTAGACAATGCCACCACTTGCGAAGTTTTCGACTTTACCACTAATGCTTGGAGGTACGTCCTCCCTGCTTCTCCCTATCGGATTCTTGAAGGCCAGAAGCCTGTGTATTTCGATGGGTCGCTTTATTGGCTAACCGAGTGTGTAGAAACCAAGTTGTTGTCTTTTGATCTTCACACGGAAACTTTTCAAGTGCCTGACCCTCGCTTTCTAGTCTTGTGCATCCTCGATAACCGCTTGTGCGTATCCCTCAAAATCTATCCCACCAGAACCCAAGTGATATGGTCACTCGACGGCACATGGAAGCAAATGTGTTCGATAGATCTCACCAAAACCACTTTTCATGACCCTCCTTATTTCCCCCGACCAGCACTGTTGCCAATAGCTATTGTAGACGAGACCATATTATTGCTTGGTTATAGCTGTGGTTCACCACTGCTGATACATGATCTCCATACCAAATCCTATGTTTTTGACTCCTTTCCTAAAATGCTTGAATATCCTCTTTGTTATTTCCCTAGTTTGTTCTCAAATTAA